AGATAAACCATGGAGTAGCTGGACgctgattttatatattttattcaatcatCTACAGACAGGCTTGTGGCATATATGTTCAAAGGACTTTCTTGAAATGTTCCAACTGGTGGTTCAACTTCCGGGCCGGACGTTAACCTTGCAGACAGCGAAGGCTGTACTCCAGTAATGATTAGTGCACAGGCaggtaaaatgaaaatttttcgTTGTCTATAATATCgcattttgaaatttctttgcTGAAATCCATGTGATAAATTACCAATAAATCAACAACTTTAACTCATGGCAATAGTCTTTATTCTTATGATAAAATAAGGTTTGAGTGAGTAACTATTATTGATCGTTTTTGCGACAGATTTGAAGccataaaataattcaatatctgtttttagtAATTGTCGATGATTGTCTCtgctgtgtttttgttgtttaataaaaagaaagagaagaaaaaaaagatggaGGTGAAACGTcaacaattcaacttttataaatgtgttgtgtataaataaaagtaaagttaaaaatcAAAGTGTTGTCTAGCAacgaaataataaagttaaaccgGCAATCTTATGTTACTATATGTTTCACAAAAAAAGGAAATTGAGCCCAggatttttcaaatataaagtgTGTACTTTtccaaatgaaataaaatgttaaaccaACAACTCAAATTGCCACAGTTGAAAGGTGTTAGATaatatgtttcatgctgtatgAAGATCCAACTGTGTGCTAAATCTAACTTTAAAACCTGAAGCACTTATGCAATAAAAAAACGGATATAGGCATATCAACAGAAACTTCACCTTCAATAAGCTGTTCTGGCTTCTTTCCATAGGATGTTAAAATAGAACTAGCTTTGCAAAATGGTTAATTTTTGCTCTCAAAGACACTTTAATTTCTGACTCGTCTGGATAACATAAGCTAGAATGCTTATATTGgcttatgtttatttaaaaggtTTCACGTTTAAGTGTAAAttattcattgaaaataaaatataaagggCCATTTTTTTTTACACGGATAAAACACAAGCCGTTTTATATCAGTTTAGTTTTAGGAATATTAGTTACTGccgtttttgtttaaataagttGATAATACAAGTTACGCCTCACTTTAGCAGttgcccccccgctagtatagtggtaagtctacagatttacaacgctaaaatcagaggttcgattccccctccgtggactcggcagatagccccatgtggctttgctataagaaagcacacacacacacactctttagCTGTTAAGACATTTCAGAACAGTTTATAAATCTGTTATTGTGAGATTCTTTTCACATAATAGTtttagtaatttataataaacattcacCTGTTCTATTTCACCATATTCTAATGTAGGAAATTAGCTAAAtggaattatttatttgtttatttgcttagttattaaaatataaacctgtGTAGTGAATGTATTaggaaaacaattaaaattttcagGTCATGCTGAGATCTTAGGAGTATTCATCAAAATCTTCCGAAACACTCTCATCATAGATCAACGCAACACTTTGGAATGACGGCACTTATGAAAGCGGCTCTACAAGGACGATATCGCTGCGTCAAGCTACTTCTTGCCTCGGGTAAGTTTTACATATGGGGTTCAAGGGTTAGCGTGCCGGGCAATGTACGTGGGAGCTCATCTTTTCCATCCCATTACGGCAAATGTGTGGGCGTGTGCATTATAAAATTTGTTCAAATTCCTTTGTTCGGTCAAACAAGAGTAGCCCAGGTGCTGGCGATAGATCACGTCCTCTTTGGTTTACCAGTTCAATATTAGGGCTTGGTTTGGTTTGCATTTTGCGTAAAGCTccacgagagctatttgtgctagccgtccctagtttagcagtgtgaagctagaaagaaggcagctagccatcaccaccaaccgccaactcttaagctactcttttaccatcgaatagtgggttGGActgttgaaagagtgagcatgttttggtgtgacggggatttgaacccttgaccctcaAACTGCGAGTCCAGTGCCCTAACCGGGCCTGACGTACAGGTCAAAATTTCTCATCCTTACAGAAATGAATCCACAGAAGGTTTCAGTTGGAATGTTGATAATCAGATACTATGTAAACATTCCTGGATTATCTAAATATTGAGAACATTTTACTATGTATTCCATGACAGGCGATATATTCcaacattatcaaaataaacttgaataatacataaacgtttgtttgtttgtctctttTGGAATATTCTCGCAAAGCTAAAAAAGGGCTACTTATCCTAGTCCTCTCTAGGCTcggacatggccaggtggttaaggcactcgactcctaaatTGAGTGTCGAatgttggaatccccgtcacatcaaacatcctCAGTCGTAAACTATGTGGACCCTCTTCTACTACACAAAAATACCAACTTTATACAAAAGAGAGAACTACAGGAATTTGGATTATTAATATAGAGCTTCCAATTATACCTTTCATTCAACGCATAGTTTATAGGCTAATAACCACAACGACCTAACCTCTCGGTCACAAACGGCATATTTCCAAGTTCATATTGGTGAAGAAACTATTACGATTTAAATTtcattcaagaaataaaaaataaaccagttTGATGGCTACACTGTTCCCTGTCCCTCGTTTTGTTCCATACACTCattgattttttcttttcttttcacagGTGCAAATCCTTACTTGCGAGTTCCAGCTAGAAGACTATCCTCGTACGAATGGGCTAAGTTCTGTGTCCGCCAAACCTGCCCAGAGAGTATCAAAAAGTTCATGAAGTCACAGTCTAAAAAAAAGTTTTCCGTACTGCACCGACAAGAAGCAACGTTAGGGAAAAAGTGGCCAAGTGACCCTCAGCTCTGCCCCGACAATAACGCATTACTTCTATCAAACAATGAGTTTGtaaaagttggtggtggttggttGAAACAAAAGCTACGAAATCCATTTAGTTACAGCAACAATAGAGCAAGAAGAAGTGCAGATTTTAGTGCTTTTTGCAACACAACTGCGTCTGCTATGTTATGTGCGTCATCAGCCATTCTTCAGAATTCTGAGGCTCAATTTTCCgataaaaagaacaaaaccaGACGAACTCGCGGTAAGCGAAAATTTGTTGTTCCAAAGGTGGAGGTAGACCAGGAGAGTTTTCATCCTCAAACCAACGACTGTTTACCGACTGATACAGCGCCCCCATCTAAGGAAACACCGTTTCAAGTAACCTTGAAACCCTTGTTTCAGAGagtaaacagaaaaattaatggTTCTTAAACGCTTGAGTAGTTGACTATCACCAGTAATAACACCTATTCCTGCTTAAACGCTTAAGTAGTTGATCATCACCAAAAATAACACCTTTTTCTGCTTAAATGCTTAAGTAGTTGAACACTCCCAATAATAACACCTTTTCCTGCTCAAACGTAGTTGATCATCACAAACAATGACACCTTTTCCTGCCTAAACGTTCAAGTAGCTGAGCACCACCAATAACAATTTCTTTTTCTGCTTAACGTGAtacttcatgaaatatttttctgtttttttgcaAAATGTAACTTTCAGTATACCTTTGTGAGAAACACACATTCTGTTGTAATTGGACATTTGATTTTCTCAGAATATATTTACAGACTGAAAATTTCATCCTATGTTTGCTTTTATATGAAGGATGCTATAAACgaaataattagtatttttaaataaaactgttttctctatttattaaaatttccaaaaatatcttttattgtattttattattcaatttagCATTGTTTGTTGTTCGTATTGAATTGCTCATTGTGTTACTTTAGAGAAGTAGTTGTATTTGGTCTGTAGACACACATTCTATGATGTATTACTTCTCTCAATTCAGTTTCTATTAAGTTGTTTTTGTAGCATTATAATGACATCAGTTAATATAACTCGAGTCATTTTTCCCTTCCTGCCACTTTCTTTATTGTTAAGTGCGAAGGGCTGTCTTTGCTGTGCCCACCGCAATGATCAAATCATGAATTTTAGGGCTATAAGCTCTTTGTCTTACCACTTAGGTAAAGTTTAGTTACATCTCATCACTTTTGAAATACTtatcttttaaaatgtattgttaataAATTCTTTCAAAACTAATTTCGTTACCGAAATTTAAGAATCAGTCCTACTGTGTGATATTTAAactttgaagtttttgtaatatattacagttgtttcaataaaaattaccTTACAGATGCAATCAATATCTATATGTCCgaaataattataaacacaagATATGACTAATATACAAATTTTTAGTATATCCGATTCCTGCCACAAGATgcgtttttaaaaatatctgaaacagtTTTGACAACttatttttgtgtatgtgtgtgtgtgaactgcTGTGCTGGTTATCACTAAACCTGGTACGTACTCTCAGAATACTCATAGAGTAACATAGGAGTACAACTTTCGGATCTGGatattatgtattacaatttcaaataacctaaAGCTGTGTTAAAttgtgatttaaatatatattaaatatatgttgatGTTTATCCAATTTATgacacttgccaacaagattgatactcaaagtttctttttttaaaatacaaatatattttaataaacaaaaatataacaatttacaataattgttattacaagTAAGATCTATATACAATAtcttacaaagttacaaacactATTTAGTCTCCTATCTAGTATAAACTtccttaatattttatagaaggttcacgatgagcgaactGACTGAGTTGTTGTAGACATgattcacttaacagggagctagctagctctgtatTCTTCTTTCTTCGCTGCTCATATGTTGAGTTTTTCCGCCGTTGAAGTTAggtaatgttttcgtaaaaatattaatgtccgaTGTGAAAGCAATGAAgttaaaaggtttgtaatgttcgagtTTTGTAAATGTTCTGAACCAAATATATGAAGTTCTTGATTACTAAGTATTAATCACATTTGTAGCTTCCGagttttatagtataccaaccgtaacaaaccaataatatatactgtttcttggCGCATCgcattggttacatttataggcgtaaggagagtttctagaaatttcagcctgcacaacaatatacatagtaCACTAGTAAAGAAAATAGGCAGGAATTTCTCAATACAGAagtaacagtataagttatgtacatttataaatataaacttaacgTAAGCACGCACTGGTATTAAAACAGATATACCACAGTAAATCcgtcattatttaacattttttactgtATGTACGTGTATGTACTTATAATAGGCGAACTGCTGAActggttatttattattaaatctgGCATGTACTCTTAGAGACAATGTACTCTAGGGAGAGAGTAACATAAGGGTATAACTTTTTGATCTGCGTTAAATGAGTACATTAACTAATACTCCTTATTTGATATTATGTGTGCAATTAATCGAACCGACTTTATATtcaagttatattatttttttgctgaGATTtgatattatgtaattattttaatatacttcaaGCATTAAACTCCATGACCACTTCATTCACTCTGTTAAACTATTCGCACATTTATTCCAATTTTTTTGACAttcatattatgtttatttattatgtcatCCCTATACCTACTACAATCGAGCAATTCAAGAGATGAGGAGCTTACGTCACATAGGATGAAAAATCTTCGCTCCCAGTCACAAtggaaatataaaactttatcaaaaaaaCATCAGTTCAGATTACTTCTTTAACGAATTAAGAAATAAGATaagttttagataaaataaattaatttaataaggGGTGAAATGAAATGTTTGATAACCATATTTTAACATTGACCTTTATAAGTCATGTAAAGCCACCGACACTAATCGCTTTTGGGAAGGGTATATAAAAActctttatgaaacaaaatttctatACAGTCTGATCAAAAGGGCGTATTCTGGTTGGGGATATCcgctgaaaattaaaaaatatgagtCAACGCGAGGCACAAGAACCATCTAGAAAGAAAGACCTGCAACGAGTAATACATCCAGCTGTGGTAAGCAAAATGCGGCTTCTTGTGACAAATGAGAATTCAGGACACGCACAAAGATCAGTAATAAAAACCATCCATGTGCCCCAGATAACAGTGATCCTATAAATTTCAGTAAGACTGAACCATTTTAGCGGGAGTTGGAGAACCATCGCACTCTTGTATTAGGTggtttatgaaaagtaaaatagaataattttaattgagaTGAAATGAACTACGACAACGTGGCGAGACGTCAAAATAGTTTTATCAGTACGTACCCAATCTCTATGAATGGGAAAGTGACTAAGAAGGTTAATTTCTAAGAAGTTATTGAAAGTTTGGAACTGTCTTTATCGGATACTTAAATGTTCatatagacaaaaataaaaagatattttaatattaactcgCGTTTCGCGAAGGACATTTTTGTTGTggtattaagtaatttaaatgtAACAAGGTTAATAGAAGGTAAAGGCAAAGATGTACTTTCAAAGTACCTGCAATAGTTAAGTTATATACCTACACTACTTACGTAGGAGGATACGTACTTGGGTTTGAATGAACCTGATGACCGTACAAAGCGTCTTAGTAACTGTGAGATTTCAATCCCCGCTCAACACCTCTAGTACAAAAGACACTGAGCAGCCATGGCCAGGTGAtcagggtgcttgactcgtaatctgaggatctctggttcgaatcctcgtcacaccaaacatgctcgcactttcagccgcgGAGGAATTATAatgtgcgctagccgttcctaatttaacgaTGATGGACCAGCCattagagggaagggagctagccATCACAACCCACCCTCAattctttagctactcttttttactaacaaatagtgggattgatttctATATTATAATGCCACAACAGCTGAAAGGACCAACACCTTCAGTAATGAAGGTTCGAACCCATTGACTTCAGATtaaagttgagtgccttaatcattaGGCCATTCCAGGCCTCTAAATGCTTGTAACGAAATGAAGAAATCCACAAATTAAACTTTGACACAAACACCGCTGTCAGATATGAGGTCTCGGATGTATTTTCTAAATACTTTTCCcttgtaatgaataataatattcacAACAGCCTTttctcggcctggcatggccaggtggttaaggcaattgactcgtaatccgagggccgcaggttcgaatccctgtcacaccaaacatgctcgccctttcagccgtgggagcgttataatgtgatggccaatctactattcgttggtaaaagagtagcccaagagttggcggtgggtagtgatgactagctaccttccctctagtcttacactgctaaattatggacggctagagcaggtagccttcgtgtagccttgcgcgaaattcaaacccttTCCTTACACATATAAAGACGTCATTTAACGTTCTTTAATTCTAATTTCATTTATACCGagtttaatgaattttaaaagttTCCTAAACACGCACTGACGTTTCACTTTAACTTATGTAGATGTTACTGCCGGTAGAATATAGTCTTATGCTCGCTGTAATTCAATGACGAGCATGTTTTACTGACTTGAAAAATTGTGTTAATGGgcaatttaaaataatcaagaTAACTATAAAACTTTGATATAACATTCTTCTTGGACACTCGtgtaaaatcataaattaataaaattaaaaacaacgcCCTCTTTTTGTTCAAgcgataaacattatttttcgaGGTTGTGCTACACGTAACATGTCCCAACACTTTTAACGTGTCGTATTCAGTATctgcataatattttattatgcatgCCTTATGTGTTTCTTGCACAAAATATCATGCCATTTACATACATTTTGTTCCGCCAATCACTCATCctttttcaacacattttaatatttttcattaatttggtTTTATCCAATTGTTCCCGAACATTATcggaattttttttaacttgagctaataacataatatatatatatattttccaaatgTATCATTATCCTATCAAACAATACTGAACTATCAAAATTTTGAACTTTTAACGTTTCCCTTATGTTCACCCACTCTTATTTTAGGTTCTTCTAGATCTGAGTTAAGTGTGTGCTTCTACATTCACAAACCCTTTTACAAATACCCGTATTTTCCTATTATACCATATTTgtctctagttttatttcatttattataataaaataatcaagagTACTTCTATTAATGAGTTTCAAGAGTTGATAAAATCTATAACTGAAAACAATGTATCTTCAACACTTCAAGCTAAGAAATACATAACACTCTCTTTAATAAGTTTAGAAACAATTAACCAAATaacgttaaaaaatatttattcgttTCATTTGAtgtagtttatttattcactgaAATCCAATTCAAAAGCTCTTTGactgggcatggccaggtggttaaggcacaccaaacatgctcgccctttcagccattaggggcaatataatgttacggtcaatcccactattcgttggtaaaagagtagcccaagagtcggcggtaggtggtgatggctagctaccttccctccagtcttacactgctaaattagggacggctgacgcagatagccctcgagttgctttgcgcgaaatttataaacaagCAAACCTTCAAACTTCTTCTACATTCTAATCGATAATGTTCTACACATATTTCATTCTTCCACATTCTAATCGATAATGTTCTACACATATTTCATTCTTCCACATTCTAATCGATAATGTTCTACACATATTTCATTCTTCCACATTCTAATCGATAATGTTCTGTTCATATTTCATTCTTCTACATTATAATCGTTAATGTTCTGTACATATTTCATTCTTCTGCATTCTAATCAATAATGTTCTGTACATATTTCATTCTTCTGCATTCTAATCGATAATGTTCTACACATATTTCATTCTTTTGCTTTCTAATCGATAATGTTCTACACATATTTTATTCTTCCACATTCTAATCGATAATGTTCTGTTCATATTTCATCCTTCTACATTATAATCGTTAATGTTCTGTACATATTTCATTCTTCTGCATTCTAATCAATAATGTTCTGTACATATTTCATTCTTCTGCATTCTAATCAATAATGTTCTACACATATTTCATTCTTCTGCATTCTAATCGACAATGTTCTacacatattt
This genomic window from Tachypleus tridentatus isolate NWPU-2018 chromosome 10, ASM421037v1, whole genome shotgun sequence contains:
- the LOC143229005 gene encoding uncharacterized protein LOC143229005, with product MTALMKAALQGRYRCVKLLLASGANPYLRVPARRLSSYEWAKFCVRQTCPESIKKFMKSQSKKKFSVLHRQEATLGKKWPSDPQLCPDNNALLLSNNEFVKVGGGWLKQKLRNPFSYSNNRARRSADFSAFCNTTASAMLCASSAILQNSEAQFSDKKNKTRRTRGKRKFVVPKVEVDQESFHPQTNDCLPTDTAPPSKETPFQVTLKPLFQRVNRKINGS